In one Streptomyces sp. NBC_00597 genomic region, the following are encoded:
- a CDS encoding DUF456 domain-containing protein, producing the protein MDLPQLLLVGLVLLLGVLGVLVPGVPGTWLVWAGVLWWTLHERSALAWSLLVAATALLLVVQVIKWELPPRRLRGVGVTRRMAVYAGAGALLGFVVVPVLGAVPGFVGGIYLCERLRLGTHGEARASVRAVMRAVGTSVLVELLACLMVVGAWLGAVLAG; encoded by the coding sequence ATGGATCTGCCTCAGCTGCTCCTGGTGGGGCTGGTGCTCCTGCTGGGAGTGCTCGGGGTGCTGGTCCCGGGGGTTCCGGGGACCTGGCTGGTCTGGGCGGGGGTGCTGTGGTGGACGCTGCACGAGCGGTCGGCGCTCGCGTGGTCCCTCCTGGTCGCGGCGACGGCGCTGCTGCTGGTGGTCCAGGTGATCAAGTGGGAGTTGCCGCCACGGCGGCTGCGCGGAGTGGGCGTCACCCGCCGGATGGCGGTGTACGCGGGTGCGGGTGCGCTGCTCGGTTTCGTGGTGGTTCCGGTACTGGGGGCGGTTCCGGGGTTCGTGGGCGGCATCTACCTGTGCGAGCGGCTGCGGCTGGGCACCCACGGCGAGGCCCGGGCCTCGGTGCGCGCGGTGATGCGTGCGGTGGGGACGAGCGTCCTGGTGGAGCTGTTGGCGTGCCTGATGGTGGTGGGCGCCTGGCTCGGGGCGGTACTGGCCGGCTGA
- a CDS encoding helix-turn-helix domain-containing protein, translated as MLSAIGLDEGQESAYRALVALGAAEVPDLAHRLALPVPQTERALRHLERHGLAAQSSARPGRWVAAPPGVALGALLTQQRHELEQAELAAARLAQEYRAEAAEPSVHDLVEVVTGASAVAHRFHQLQVGAAQEVCALVSSRPQVVTAMDNEAEEQAAARGVEYRVVIERDVLTLPTGIREASTALARGEGVRVTQQVPTRLVIADRSLALVPLTGPGAEPAALVVHASGLLESLTGLFEAVWREALPLRLGAAGAEESEGVPDTTDLEILTLLLAGMTDASVAKHLDLGLRTVQRRVKGLMELSGVTTRLQLGWHAYERGWVAR; from the coding sequence TTGCTGAGTGCGATAGGCCTGGACGAGGGGCAGGAGTCGGCGTACCGCGCGCTGGTGGCGCTGGGGGCGGCGGAGGTACCGGACCTGGCGCACCGGCTGGCGCTGCCGGTCCCGCAGACCGAGCGGGCGTTGCGGCACCTGGAGCGACACGGGCTGGCGGCGCAGTCCTCCGCCCGGCCGGGGCGGTGGGTGGCGGCGCCGCCAGGGGTGGCGTTGGGGGCGCTGCTCACCCAGCAGCGGCACGAGCTGGAGCAGGCGGAGCTGGCGGCGGCGCGGCTGGCGCAGGAGTACCGGGCGGAGGCGGCCGAGCCGTCCGTGCACGACCTGGTGGAGGTGGTGACGGGCGCGAGCGCGGTGGCGCACCGCTTCCACCAGCTACAGGTCGGCGCGGCGCAGGAGGTGTGCGCCCTGGTCAGCAGCCGGCCCCAGGTGGTGACGGCGATGGACAACGAGGCGGAGGAGCAGGCCGCCGCGCGGGGCGTCGAGTACCGGGTGGTGATCGAGCGGGACGTACTGACCCTGCCGACCGGGATCCGGGAGGCGTCGACGGCGCTCGCGCGGGGCGAGGGCGTCCGGGTGACCCAGCAGGTTCCGACCAGGCTGGTGATCGCGGACCGGTCCCTCGCGCTGGTGCCGCTGACGGGGCCCGGGGCGGAGCCCGCGGCGCTGGTGGTGCACGCGTCGGGGCTGCTGGAGTCGCTGACGGGGCTGTTCGAGGCGGTGTGGCGGGAGGCGCTGCCGCTGCGGCTGGGGGCGGCGGGGGCGGAGGAGTCCGAAGGCGTTCCCGACACCACGGACCTGGAGATCCTGACGCTGCTGCTGGCCGGGATGACCGACGCGAGCGTGGCGAAGCACCTGGATCTGGGGTTGCGGACGGTGCAGCGGCGGGTCAAGGGCCTGATGGAACTGTCCGGGGTGACGACCCGGCTCCAGCTGGGCTGGCACGCGTACGAACGGGGCTGGGTGGCCCGATAG